cccctgtacTGGAAGAAGCTTTAATGGCTACAAAGGTGGTTGACAGTGTTTTATTGGAAGGTGGAGGGGACGAGTGCAAATGAGAAGCAACATTTTATCGATGTACAAGTATTTACAGATGCACTTTAGGGGGCAAAGTTGACTAATATGTTGAGATCATCGGCAGGGAATGTTAGCTAACAAATTCCTGTTGAGGATTTGAGGTTGGAGTGGCGCTGATTGGAAACAAAAGATGAAGCCAAATGCATCTGACGACCCTCGCTGGCCACCCTGCTGATTACAATACTTAGACACACGTGGAGGTGTGAGCAGTGGAAGCATGGACAAGGCCCGTTGCGATGCATCATGGGATATGACAGCGACATGTTCTTCCATGATGTCTGGTCCCTGACCCTGTGCTGCTATCCAGCAGGCTACATTTTCCTCTCCCCTACAAAAAAACTCTGCTTCAGAACAAAAACCAAAGAGCCCAATGTGGGAATTATCATCACAAGCCTGGCCACAGTTTGTCAGAAGTAACTTTGAGGTGTGTTAGGGGACGGGGGCTTGCACGGTTTGTCTTGGTTTCTTCGAGTGGTATCAAGGACTTGTGAGGCAaagcaaattaaaaaaactaaatgtcaAGTGTCCAAATTCAGTTCGTTTAGAGTCTATTGtagaaaaagaggaaaaaaacggaTAAATTGAAGGCCGAAAAAGAAAGTTCTTATATCTCAATTTTTTCCTCAGCCTtcacctcctttgtctcattttcttTCTTCTCCTTTTCAACTTTCTTCTCCTTTTCAACTTTCTTCTCCGTCTCCTTTTCAACTTCTTGCTTGTCTTTTGATGTCTTCTTGTCCTTTACTGAGAGCTCCTCTAGCTTCTCTGCAACTTTGTTTGCACTGTCAGCGTTTCCTGCGGTGAAATCAGGTCAAAACGTCAAGACAAGTCAACCACAAACTAAACTGAAAACATCTCGATGCTCACAAAAAAACTTTCATAACCTAAAAACCTTCTTGATGCCCACAAGAACTTTTAGGAACACACACTCATCCTGCCATACCTTTCAAGGTTTATTAAAAAGGcgaaaaaagttatattttaaGACAAAGATTGGTGGTGTTAGTTTTTAATAACATCCCAACTTTTTCTTGTCTCCTcccattttttaagtttttttgtcTGATTTCATTACTACAATGTGTCGAaggtcgattaaaaaaaaaaaatcagccacaggctgcactttggacgcccctgcttctaGATCTTTGTTAGGTTTGAGCAAGTGTTGTGACGTCAACTCTGTGAAAAGCCACAGTAATggggagtgttattgcagctggaacaaGTTGATGCATAACAGTTATATTTGTATTGCAAATGTTAACATCGTTTGCAGAGGTCAGCTACAGCCAACCTatcacagccttttttttttagagatgcaTGTCCCACTTAAGTGTTTGCAGAGCATGCAGTAAACcagtgtcatacctgccaacttttgaaatcagaaaaacctagtagccagggtccaggggccacaggccccggtaggaccaggacaaagtcctggtggggggttcaggcttcgccccccgacgcaaaatgattattagcattcacaggttaaaatgttgctaaaaccatcacttttctatcagtcacagtgacttttcaaaacaaaaatattacagcaaaaatcatatgggttgattgacatgtttattctgtaagctaacttcaatagtttgaaattattttgacagttaatgccagttatcctgtcaacctttcacaagacttcaatttgttaattgaaagtataaacactttttacagtaaacaaatggtaaaacagtactaaacaattccattaaaaaataaattggtgtcattattaactttctgtccaagcttgtataatctactgccttgttcaattgtaaaaaatattctgtgcctaaaattcacatttctatcacaattatcatactgtaaacatggtaagccaacttcattaaaattaatagtcctgtcaatagcatggaattacaattcaaatgtagtttttttgtaagcctttcaaaagaattcaaaatatgaaaaattaatgaaaattaatttaagccatcagacacttgaaaagtggcacatcacatctctaatgtaatcattttaacttttcaacagaaatagcactgcaaaaatattaaggacatacttctgtattttggtagttatgctgtcaacatttaaccagatttcttcaacttggacttgaaagcataaatagtataaacacttttaacagtataacagtactaaacaattccaatagatagcattggtgtcattacctttttgtggctaaaatccaaatgtattctatcagattggaagtccatgctcaattattgcctccgtaaataaaacttcggcatttatcacatccaaagaatctgtttgggtgacgaaaaacgttgaaagttttccacttgtatcgctagcaagggcattagacttgtgttcttttgtcccaacgtggtcttttacatcgctaattcctccgtgtccgatcgagaaatcttgtctgcacaaggtgcaattcgcgtagttttcaccctttttggaacggataattattcccggataggcttttgaatattcttcacggaatgactgcagttttcttttcggtttaagactcgtttgcgatttttctccggctgattccatgatcgttcgctcgtttggaaacaatgcaactggtgcttggcagcggtgctataaatagtctcgcgcatggcattgggaatggctcgataggaagttacgggaagcagtgtcgattgtcattgttgttacgcgatttcgtgaacaaaacttaaaaaaaataataataatttaattaataaaaaaccgtattttttatcactgcaaccgtaacccggaataggttgatgaaaacagtactaattacgggaaaaccggagtagttggcaggtatgtacttTTAAAGAGATCattgtttcaaaatgattagtTCCGGCTCCAATATTAAGTGAGTGACGCCACCACCACTACGCGCAGAAAGACGTGGGGAAGAGAATGGCTGGCAGGTCCCGCCAACAAGCTAAATAAAGTTTTGATTGCTCGCAGTTGATAAGTTACACATGCAACCCTGAGAaagatctcagggcattcaatcgatcgcaactagaCTGTTTGGTTCGTCTTAGAAGACGATTCGtctctcatccgagtagacttcatcagctcatgctcatagacttggattggGAAAGACTGAGAAAGATCTGTAAAAGCAGAGGTAACCAAAGCTTAATGCAGGGGCCATTTGGTCCCTTGATCTATTTTGTTTTTACCCCTCAGCACATTTTAGaaagaaaattaaatgaaaaccccccagcaaaaatagaACATTAGAGATAAAAAGCTGAAATCTTATACATAACCAATAACTACCAGTAACACAACACTCTAAAATGTTGACCACTGAGTCTTTATATTTATGCTGAAGTTTACTTCCTTCAACTAGATTTTGCCATTCTGTCTGTTTTGACTGCAAACCATGATAATGTCAGATTATTGTCACAGTATTTGTTGTATACACACACTTGCACTTTGGGATTTCTGCATAAATTGAGCTATTGTGGAAGACATTTTATGTGCCAAAGGGGGAACACGACAAAAGTTAGGGAACCGCTGATCTAAGGTGTGTATGTTTACTAAATTAAggagactttaaacacaaacctGATCCTTCAAGATTTTTTTTGACCTCTGCCTTGCACTCGTCAAACTTCATTTTGAACTTCTGAGCATCTGCAGAAAGAGCAATTTAATGGTAAATACATCTTCTAAAAAAAATAGTTCAATAGCATTGACAAGTGGACAAAAACTTGAGGGTTGCTACAAAACATAAGACTAGAAAAAGCATCATCCTCCACCACAGTACGCACTTTCTGCATTTAAAAAGCGTATCGCCAGGAGCTCAGGTTTTGGTGCTTCATCAGCGTAATCTGCTAGTGTGTTCCAGACCCAGGCTCTGTCACTGCCAGCGTTGGGCTTCAGCTCCATGATCGGTACAACTGTTGTTCGCAAGAGAACACACAACAACATTAACTTGCAAGAGATGACATGTAAGATTAGGAACATTATTACATCGCGTATTCATGTTAAACATTGCAATTAATGCTAAAAGCTACAGGTGTTTATTTCTATTAGCTTCACAAGCCAATTAACATATTTTCTTTGCATTACTGTTAAAAGCGCTTGTTCTTAGATTACTAAGATTACTAAAGATTACTTTATTTAGTGCGTGTTTATTTCCAAGTCATTTCAGTTAGTTCTGTtaagtgggacggcgtggcgaagttggtagagtggccgtgccagcaatcggagtgttgctggttactggggttcaatccccaccttctaccatcctagtcacgtccgttgtgtccttgggcaagacacttcaccccttgctcctgatggctgctggttagcgccttgcatggcagctcccgccatcagtgtgtgaatgtgtgtgtgaatgggtgaatgtggaaatagtgtcaaagcgctttgagtaccttgaaggtagaaaagcgctatacaagtataacccatttatcatttatttaagtgAGCTGTACCTTTAAGAAACCCACAGATAGGTCACGTGTTTAGACTCCGGAAAGATTTCAGACAGGTGCGCACAACTCCGCTTCACTCCTCGTGTTTCTCAGCGAACAACTATCACATCTTATGCTGTTCGTGGCATCGTTGGTATGTAcccatatttaatgtttgtagtacacaaagagtcatatttagctgtgaaatgtgtgtgttttatgatgttagaccaggggtgctcacactttttctgcaggcgagctacttttcaattgatcaagtcgtggggatctacctcattcatatatataatttatatttacttatttatgaaacatatgtttttgttaacaagttaaaggtgtttaatgataatacaagcatgtttaacacatatagttaatattgttaataaattaaatgtgtttaatgaaaatacaagtttgtttaatacatatagttaatattgttaacaagttaaaggtgattaatgataatacaagcatgtttaacacatagttaatattgttaagttaaaggtgtttaaagataatgcaaacatgtttaacacatatagttaatattgttaacaagttaaaggtgtttaaagataatacaagcatgtttaacacttatagttaatattggaaataagttaaaggtgtttaaagataatacaagcatgtttaacacttatagttaatattggtaataagttaaaggtgtttaaagataatacaagcatgtttaacacatatagattcctttctttcatgaagacaagaatataagttggtgtattacctgattctgatgacttgcattgattggaatcagacagtagtgttgataaagtccgcattttcgaatggaggagaaaaagtcctcctttctgtccaataccacatgaaagtggttggtctttggcattttatttatccagcttccgtactcctttgtatacactttacaagatatacattgtcggcaaactccgtagcttgctagcttgtgcacgcgagctttctgagactcttattttggtagcgcaggcagtaTGAAGTAGCgctttattgtgcaactgtgcagtcggtctttggagttttgacgacaggtacggcgccagagtctgttgaaataaaagtgtttctcgccttccagtcggtaattttaatgagctggcagcagccagcgtcatctcagaagaccctcgggtgccgtgaatgtcaatcaagtgacgaaagtgacgtcatagttaagatttatgatcgctcatttttaggactatttttttaatggctggccggtgatcgactgacacaccctccgagatcgaccggtagctcgcgatcgacgtaacgaGCACCCCTGTGTTAGACGATCTCTGATTGCATTACCTGTTCATGTCGGCTAACTCTCATTTGTTGTCATctgccgccatctagtggacgtTTTTGTTGTACTGTTACTTAAGACAATTTAAACACTGTCACTGGTATTAGTAATTATATCAACACATACAGTGGTGTGTGACAAAGTTAAACTTAGATTTAATTCAAATAGAATACTTGATAATCTGTGGTCTGTGATATGACATTATTAAGTTCATTTAATTCATGCATTTACATTTACAATGTTTGTGTCCTACAGTTTCACCCTTTTAATTATCAATAAACTGGCCTCCATCAGTCAACCTCGTGTTAAGAGTTTTGATGAGCGGATGGTGTTGAACTTACTGCCTTTGTGTACAAGTGTGCTTAAGGAAGGCAGGATATTTGGAGCAATCACAAGGCTTTATTATTATGCATTCAATAACGTTGTGTGTGCATAACTTTGCTTATACCACAGAATGTCAAATTTGCTGTAAGCACTTCCTAACTTCACTCCAGCTATGCGCAGTGACTCCCAGTGTGGCTCAGTAACTTGACTCGAAACTGAAAGCCCAAAAGTAGCTGTAAATTATTAACGCATACGAGCCCATTTAGGCGTACACAGTACACAAAATAAGGAAATGTTGGCCGGTCTGATCAAACGATTCAGTGGTTACGAGACTCACCCTGATGATTGGCACAAAGCTTCAATGTACGGTCTCTCCTCATCAGGAGGCGGATGGTG
The Nerophis lumbriciformis linkage group LG12, RoL_Nlum_v2.1, whole genome shotgun sequence DNA segment above includes these coding regions:
- the LOC140679234 gene encoding ran-specific GTPase-activating protein-like, with amino-acid sequence MADPRDQEESSETTADSAEDSNYDPQFEPIVTLPEQDVKTLEEDEEEIFKMRAKLYRFASENDPPEWKERGTGDVKLLKHKDKGTIRLLMRRDRTLKLCANHQVVPIMELKPNAGSDRAWVWNTLADYADEAPKPELLAIRFLNAENAQKFKMKFDECKAEVKKNLEGSGNADSANKVAEKLEELSVKDKKTSKDKQEVEKETEKKVEKEKKVEKEKKENETKEVKAEEKIEI